A single genomic interval of Nocardioides palaemonis harbors:
- a CDS encoding M20/M25/M40 family metallo-hydrolase has protein sequence MDQASKDPSDTRSYDPAAEVVRLCQDLIAIDTSNYGSEDGPGERKAAEHVATLLDEVGIESQVIEGRPGRANVVARWGGGDGRAPLLLHGHLDVVPAEADDWQVHPFSGEIKDGQVWGRGAVDMKDFDAMLLSVVRARAQAGAAPDREVVLCFTADEEAGGHHGAGVLVDEHPDLLADCTEAVGEVGGFSATVRGRRVYLIEAAEKGMAWMRLTARGRAGHGSMINDDNAVTRLAGAVARIGAHEWPVRLTPTMEVLLATVGELAGTEATPENAEALVEEFGDAARMLGAVIRNTANPTMLGAGYKTNVIPTEARATVDGRFLPGYEDEFFATLHELAGDGIEFEFESKQDPWETPYDGDLVTAMSRSLLAEDPDALVAPYLMSGGTDAKHFRRLGMRSYGFAPLRLPADLDFTALFHGVDERVPVDALEFGARVFDRFLDQV, from the coding sequence ATGGACCAGGCCTCGAAGGACCCGTCGGACACCCGCTCGTACGACCCCGCCGCCGAGGTGGTCCGGCTGTGCCAGGACCTCATCGCGATCGACACCTCCAACTACGGCAGCGAGGACGGGCCGGGCGAGCGCAAGGCCGCCGAGCACGTCGCGACGCTGCTCGACGAGGTGGGCATCGAGAGCCAGGTCATCGAGGGCCGGCCCGGCCGCGCCAACGTCGTCGCCCGGTGGGGCGGGGGAGACGGTCGCGCGCCGCTGCTGCTGCACGGGCACCTGGACGTGGTGCCGGCCGAGGCCGACGACTGGCAGGTGCACCCGTTCTCCGGCGAGATCAAGGACGGCCAGGTGTGGGGCCGCGGCGCGGTCGACATGAAGGACTTCGACGCGATGCTGCTCAGCGTCGTGCGGGCCCGGGCGCAGGCGGGAGCCGCGCCCGACCGCGAGGTGGTGCTCTGCTTCACCGCCGACGAGGAGGCCGGCGGTCACCACGGTGCGGGCGTGCTCGTCGACGAGCACCCCGACCTGCTGGCCGACTGCACCGAGGCCGTCGGCGAGGTGGGCGGGTTCTCCGCCACCGTGCGCGGGCGTCGGGTCTACCTCATCGAGGCCGCGGAAAAGGGCATGGCGTGGATGCGGCTGACCGCCCGCGGTCGCGCGGGGCACGGCTCGATGATCAACGACGACAACGCCGTCACCCGGCTCGCCGGTGCGGTCGCGCGGATCGGCGCCCACGAGTGGCCGGTGCGCCTCACCCCGACCATGGAGGTGCTCCTCGCCACCGTCGGCGAGCTCGCCGGCACCGAGGCCACCCCGGAGAACGCCGAGGCGCTGGTGGAGGAGTTCGGCGACGCCGCGCGGATGCTCGGCGCGGTCATCCGCAACACCGCCAACCCCACGATGCTGGGCGCCGGCTACAAGACCAACGTCATCCCGACCGAGGCCCGGGCCACCGTGGACGGACGGTTCCTGCCCGGCTACGAGGACGAGTTCTTCGCGACCCTCCACGAGCTCGCCGGTGACGGCATCGAGTTCGAGTTCGAGTCGAAGCAGGACCCGTGGGAGACGCCCTACGACGGCGACCTGGTCACCGCGATGTCGCGCAGCCTGCTCGCCGAGGACCCCGACGCCCTGGTCGCTCCGTACCTGATGAGCGGCGGCACCGACGCCAAGCACTTCCGCAGGCTGGGCATGCGGTCCTACGGCTTCGCGCCGCTGCGGCTGCCCGCCGACCTGGACTTCACCGCGCTCTTCCACGGGGTCGACGAGCGGGTGCCGGTCGACGCCCTCGAGTTCGGTGCGCGCGTCTTCGACCGGTTCCTCGACCAGGTCTGA
- the ribD gene encoding bifunctional diaminohydroxyphosphoribosylaminopyrimidine deaminase/5-amino-6-(5-phosphoribosylamino)uracil reductase RibD: protein MTTNEAERRAMRRALELAVTPGVPLGPNPRVGCVVLAADGRTIAEGFHRGAGTLHAEAAALAEAGEEARGSTVVVTLEPCNHTGRTGPCSEALIAAGVRRVVFAQPDSNPVAVGGARRLREAGVEVVGAEMIEEAQAINRTWTFAIARRRPFVTWKFAATLDGRSAAADGTSRWVSSRAARRDTHRLRGLCDTMLVGTGTVLVDDPELTVRDDVDEPLPVQPLRAVMGLRDLPTDRRVLNDRAETVHLRTHDPREALQQLHDLERQHVFLEGGPTLARAFLDADLVDEVVAYVAPMLLGSGASAVADLGITTMTDALHLHVTDVTVLQGHDGEDTNVRLTMRRK from the coding sequence ATGACGACGAACGAGGCCGAGCGCCGCGCGATGCGCCGCGCGCTCGAGCTGGCCGTCACGCCGGGCGTCCCGCTCGGTCCCAACCCGCGGGTGGGCTGCGTGGTCCTCGCCGCGGACGGCCGCACCATCGCCGAGGGCTTCCACCGGGGGGCCGGGACCCTCCACGCCGAGGCCGCCGCCCTCGCCGAGGCCGGTGAGGAGGCGCGCGGCTCGACGGTCGTCGTGACCCTGGAGCCGTGCAACCACACCGGTCGCACCGGTCCGTGCAGCGAGGCGCTGATCGCGGCCGGCGTGCGCCGCGTCGTCTTCGCCCAGCCCGACTCCAACCCGGTCGCCGTCGGCGGCGCCCGCCGGCTGCGCGAGGCCGGCGTCGAGGTCGTCGGCGCCGAGATGATCGAGGAGGCGCAGGCGATCAACCGCACGTGGACCTTCGCCATCGCGCGTCGCCGGCCGTTCGTGACCTGGAAGTTCGCCGCCACCCTCGACGGGCGCAGCGCCGCGGCCGACGGGACCAGCCGTTGGGTCTCGAGCCGGGCGGCCCGACGCGACACCCACCGGCTGCGCGGCCTGTGCGACACCATGCTCGTCGGCACGGGGACGGTGCTCGTCGACGACCCCGAGCTGACCGTCCGCGACGACGTCGACGAGCCGCTGCCGGTCCAGCCGCTGCGCGCGGTCATGGGGCTGCGCGACCTCCCGACCGACCGGCGGGTCCTCAACGACCGCGCCGAGACCGTCCACCTGCGCACCCACGACCCGCGCGAGGCGCTCCAGCAGCTCCACGACCTCGAGCGCCAGCACGTGTTCCTGGAGGGCGGGCCGACGCTGGCACGCGCCTTCCTCGACGCCGACCTCGTCGACGAGGTGGTCGCCTACGTCGCCCCGATGCTGCTCGGCTCCGGCGCCTCCGCGGTCGCCGACCTCGGCATCACCACCATGACCGACGCCCTGCACCTGCACGTCACCGACGTGACCGTGCTGCAGGGCCACGACGGCGAGGACACCAACGTGCGCCTCACCATGAGGAGGAAGTGA
- a CDS encoding 3-oxoacyl-ACP reductase: MAGRIEGRTAVVTGGCSGIGLATVRRFVEEGARVVIGDIDDAAGQALAAELGGPDVVTYVHVDVTSKEEVDALFRTAKDTYGSVDIAFNNAGISPPEDDSILDTDLDAWRKVQEVNLTSVYLCCKAALPYMLEQKRGSIINTASFVAVMGAATSQISYSASKGGVLSMSRELGVQFAREGVRVNALCPGPVNTPLLKELFASDAERAARRLVHVPMGRFGEPEEMANAVLFLASDESSFMTANTFLVDGGISGAYVTPL, from the coding sequence ATGGCAGGACGCATCGAGGGCCGCACGGCCGTCGTCACCGGCGGTTGCAGCGGCATCGGGCTCGCGACCGTGCGCCGCTTCGTCGAGGAGGGCGCGCGCGTGGTCATCGGCGACATCGACGACGCCGCGGGCCAGGCGCTGGCCGCCGAGCTCGGCGGTCCCGACGTGGTGACCTACGTCCACGTCGACGTCACCTCCAAGGAGGAGGTCGACGCCCTCTTCCGGACCGCCAAGGACACCTACGGGTCGGTCGACATCGCGTTCAACAACGCGGGCATCTCGCCGCCGGAGGACGACTCGATCCTCGACACCGACCTCGACGCGTGGCGCAAGGTGCAGGAGGTCAACCTCACCAGCGTCTACCTGTGCTGCAAGGCCGCGCTGCCCTACATGCTCGAGCAGAAGCGCGGCTCGATCATCAACACGGCCTCGTTCGTCGCCGTCATGGGTGCCGCGACCTCGCAGATCTCCTACTCCGCGTCCAAGGGCGGCGTGCTGTCGATGTCGCGCGAGCTGGGCGTGCAGTTCGCCCGCGAGGGCGTGCGGGTCAACGCGCTGTGCCCCGGGCCGGTCAACACGCCGCTGCTCAAGGAGCTCTTCGCCAGCGACGCCGAGCGCGCCGCGCGCCGCCTCGTCCACGTCCCGATGGGACGCTTCGGCGAGCCGGAGGAGATGGCCAACGCCGTGCTCTTCCTCGCCTCCGACGAGTCGAGCTTCATGACCGCCAACACCTTTCTCGTCGACGGTGGCATCTCCGGCGCCTACGTCACCCCGCTCTGA
- the pnuC gene encoding nicotinamide riboside transporter PnuC, whose amino-acid sequence MMSLLEWLVHGTIPVPGGALGVREVVGNLFGLASAILGMRRLVWAWPIGLVGNVLLFTVFATGELSGHIDEPLWGQAGRQVFFAAVSVYGWWRWSQVRSQGGASDGGAIAPRWATARERVQLVVLGVVGYAVAYVLLTRVLGSWGPTTEAWILAGSMLATYGMARGWVEFWLVWILVDVVGVTTLIQAGYYPTAGMYLFYAVFVVIGFVVWLRASRTVVDATEARETEEVARA is encoded by the coding sequence ATGATGTCCCTGCTCGAGTGGCTGGTGCACGGCACCATCCCGGTCCCCGGCGGCGCCCTCGGCGTCCGCGAGGTGGTCGGCAACCTGTTCGGCCTCGCCAGCGCGATCCTCGGGATGCGCCGGCTCGTGTGGGCCTGGCCGATCGGCCTGGTCGGCAACGTCCTGCTCTTCACCGTCTTCGCCACCGGCGAGCTCTCCGGCCACATCGACGAGCCGCTGTGGGGCCAGGCCGGGCGCCAGGTGTTCTTCGCCGCGGTGTCGGTCTACGGCTGGTGGCGCTGGTCGCAGGTCCGCTCGCAGGGCGGGGCCTCGGACGGCGGTGCCATCGCACCGCGCTGGGCCACCGCGCGCGAGCGCGTCCAGCTGGTCGTCCTCGGCGTCGTGGGCTACGCCGTGGCGTACGTGCTGCTCACCCGCGTGCTCGGGTCGTGGGGCCCGACCACGGAGGCCTGGATCCTCGCGGGTTCCATGCTCGCGACCTACGGGATGGCGCGCGGCTGGGTGGAGTTCTGGCTGGTCTGGATCCTCGTCGACGTCGTCGGCGTGACCACGCTCATCCAGGCGGGCTACTACCCGACGGCCGGGATGTATCTCTTCTACGCCGTGTTCGTCGTGATCGGCTTCGTGGTCTGGCTGCGCGCCAGCCGCACGGTCGTGGACGCCACCGAGGCCCGGGAGACCGAGGAGGTGGCCCGCGCATGA
- a CDS encoding amino acid permease: MPPESTSQPSAPHLSEDEEHLARLGYKQELARSWSGFSNFAISFSIISILAGCLTTYGAGIANGGPVSISWSWPIISVFILIIGFTMSELVSAMPTSGGIYYWASKLGGPAAGFFTGWLNLIGLIAVTASVAYGCATFFHLTFLAWGWQDTFSLNVVFVFFLVILAFITVVNIFSSHLLAVINNISVWWHVAGAAFLVLVLIIVPDQHLSVSQVFTDTYNGSGWADGSTSSLVFFFAIIPFGFILTQYTITGFDASVHLSEETQGAARTAAKAIWQSIFYSAVGGYILLLAVTFAIPQVDGAPDYASIPAGGVAYVFDTALGSTWGGLLLFVSSAAQLFCATACLTSTSRMMFAFSRDRAVPGSRMWSKVNASRTPANAVIFAAVLGALITLPALKSVNGIPTAFYAVTSVSVIGLYFSFAIPIFLRWRAGDSFEVGSWNNGAKYKWMNLVAVIEIVVVGIMLMLPTSPFGAPWRDEFDWAAVNYAPIMVLAVLLFLAVWWTTSAKKWFTGPVKTIDDDVVNAFD; the protein is encoded by the coding sequence ATGCCCCCCGAGTCCACGTCCCAGCCGTCGGCCCCGCACCTGTCCGAGGACGAGGAGCACCTGGCCAGGCTCGGCTACAAGCAGGAGCTGGCCCGGTCCTGGTCGGGCTTCTCCAACTTCGCGATCTCGTTCTCGATCATCTCGATCCTCGCCGGCTGCCTCACCACCTACGGTGCGGGCATCGCGAACGGCGGTCCGGTCTCGATCTCGTGGTCCTGGCCGATCATCTCGGTCTTCATCCTGATCATCGGCTTCACCATGTCCGAGCTGGTCTCGGCGATGCCGACCTCGGGCGGCATCTACTACTGGGCCTCCAAGCTCGGTGGTCCCGCCGCCGGGTTCTTCACCGGCTGGCTCAACCTGATCGGACTGATCGCGGTGACCGCCTCGGTGGCCTACGGCTGCGCGACGTTCTTCCACCTGACGTTCCTGGCCTGGGGCTGGCAGGACACGTTCTCGCTCAACGTCGTGTTCGTGTTCTTCCTCGTGATCCTGGCCTTCATCACGGTGGTCAACATCTTCTCCAGCCACCTGCTCGCCGTGATCAACAACATCTCGGTGTGGTGGCACGTCGCCGGTGCGGCGTTCCTGGTGCTGGTGCTCATCATCGTCCCCGACCAGCACCTGAGCGTGTCGCAGGTCTTCACCGACACCTACAACGGGTCCGGGTGGGCCGACGGGTCCACCAGCAGCCTGGTCTTCTTCTTCGCGATCATCCCGTTCGGCTTCATCCTGACCCAGTACACGATCACCGGCTTCGACGCCTCCGTGCACCTGTCCGAGGAGACCCAGGGCGCGGCGAGGACCGCCGCGAAGGCGATCTGGCAGTCGATCTTCTACTCCGCGGTCGGGGGCTACATCCTGCTGCTGGCGGTCACCTTCGCGATCCCGCAGGTCGACGGCGCCCCCGACTACGCCAGCATCCCGGCGGGCGGCGTGGCCTACGTCTTCGACACCGCGCTCGGCTCGACCTGGGGTGGTCTGCTGCTGTTCGTGTCGTCCGCGGCACAGCTGTTCTGCGCCACCGCCTGCCTGACGTCGACCTCGCGGATGATGTTCGCCTTCAGCCGCGACCGGGCCGTGCCGGGCTCGCGCATGTGGTCGAAGGTCAACGCGTCCCGCACGCCCGCCAACGCCGTCATCTTCGCGGCCGTCCTCGGCGCGCTCATCACGCTGCCGGCCCTCAAGTCGGTCAACGGCATCCCCACCGCCTTCTACGCCGTCACCTCGGTGTCGGTCATCGGCCTCTACTTCTCCTTCGCCATCCCGATCTTCCTGCGCTGGCGGGCCGGTGACTCCTTCGAGGTCGGCAGCTGGAACAACGGCGCGAAGTACAAGTGGATGAACCTCGTCGCCGTGATCGAGATCGTCGTCGTCGGCATCATGCTGATGCTGCCGACCTCGCCCTTCGGCGCGCCGTGGCGCGACGAGTTCGACTGGGCGGCGGTCAACTACGCCCCGATCATGGTGCTCGCCGTGCTGCTCTTCCTCGCCGTGTGGTGGACCACGTCGGCGAAGAAGTGGTTCACCGGTCCGGTCAAGACGATCGACGACGACGTGGTCAACGCCTTCGACTGA
- a CDS encoding riboflavin synthase codes for MFTGIVEELGTVAEVVDQGDAIRLTIEAATVLEGTGLGDSIAVNGCCLTVSALGDGRWTADLMQETLDKTSLAGVAPGDRVNLERAVTVDKRLGGHIVQGHVDGVGEVISRSPSEHWDVVEVSLPSHLARYLVDKGSITVDGVSLTVVEAGEDSFTVSLIPETLARTTLGSRRPGDRVNLEADVIAKHVEKLLGSYPTAQSLRPANDEEE; via the coding sequence ATGTTCACCGGGATCGTCGAGGAGCTCGGCACGGTCGCCGAGGTCGTCGACCAGGGTGACGCCATCAGGCTCACCATCGAGGCCGCGACCGTGCTCGAGGGCACCGGTCTCGGTGACTCGATCGCCGTCAACGGCTGCTGCCTGACCGTCTCCGCGCTCGGTGACGGGCGCTGGACCGCCGACCTCATGCAGGAGACGCTCGACAAGACCTCCCTGGCCGGCGTCGCGCCGGGGGACCGCGTCAACCTCGAGCGCGCGGTGACCGTCGACAAGCGGCTCGGCGGCCACATCGTCCAGGGCCACGTCGATGGCGTCGGCGAGGTGATCTCCCGGTCGCCGAGCGAGCACTGGGACGTCGTCGAGGTCTCGCTGCCGTCCCACCTCGCCCGCTACCTCGTCGACAAGGGCTCGATCACCGTCGACGGCGTCAGCCTCACGGTCGTGGAGGCCGGTGAGGACAGCTTCACCGTGAGCCTGATCCCGGAGACCCTCGCCCGTACGACCCTCGGCTCGCGCCGTCCCGGCGACCGGGTCAACCTCGAGGCCGACGTCATCGCCAAGCACGTCGAGAAGCTGCTCGGCTCCTATCCCACCGCGCAGTCCCTGCGCCCTGCGAACGACGAGGAAGAATGA
- a CDS encoding glutamine synthetase family protein, translating into MTTRNDRHLTLDALRGLIEGGEVDTVVLAFTDMQGRLQGKRLHGRYFLDHVVGHGTEGCNYLLGVDVDMNTVSGYAMTSWEQGYGDMEFVMDEQTIRLLPWLPATAMVQCDLEWTDHTPVSASPRAILVRQLDRLAERGWKAYAGTELELVVYEDTYEEARRKGYRDLVPANDYNVDYSILGTTKLEPLLRDIRNHMYAAGLDVEGAKGECNFGQHEVGFLYADALTTADNHVVYKNAAKEIAAQHGKSVTFMAKPNQREGSSCHIHLSLRGTDGELVFWDEEAGGRTPLYDQFIAGVLATAADFTLLFAPNVNSYKRFADGSFAPTTLGWGLDNRTCAVRLVGRGAGARMENRIPGADTNPYLALAAMVAGGLHGIENELELEPELTGNAYASDKPRVPSTMGAARELFHSSEVVRAALGDDVVDHYANMADVELAAYNAAVTDWELVRGFERL; encoded by the coding sequence GTGACCACTCGCAACGACCGCCACCTCACCCTCGACGCCCTGCGCGGCCTGATCGAGGGGGGCGAGGTCGACACGGTCGTCCTCGCCTTCACCGACATGCAGGGCCGGCTCCAGGGCAAGCGGCTGCACGGCCGCTACTTCCTCGACCACGTCGTCGGGCACGGCACCGAGGGGTGCAACTACCTCCTCGGCGTCGACGTCGACATGAACACCGTGTCGGGCTACGCGATGACCTCGTGGGAGCAGGGCTACGGCGACATGGAGTTCGTCATGGACGAGCAGACCATCCGGCTGCTCCCGTGGCTGCCGGCCACCGCGATGGTCCAGTGCGACCTCGAGTGGACCGACCACACGCCGGTGAGCGCGTCGCCGCGCGCGATCCTGGTCCGCCAGCTCGACCGGCTCGCCGAGCGCGGCTGGAAGGCGTACGCCGGCACCGAGCTCGAGCTCGTCGTCTACGAGGACACCTACGAGGAGGCGCGCCGCAAGGGCTACCGCGACCTCGTCCCGGCCAACGACTACAACGTCGACTACTCGATCCTCGGCACCACCAAGCTCGAACCGCTCCTGCGCGACATCCGCAACCACATGTACGCCGCGGGTCTCGACGTCGAGGGAGCCAAGGGCGAGTGCAACTTCGGCCAGCACGAGGTCGGCTTCCTCTACGCCGACGCGCTGACGACCGCCGACAACCACGTCGTCTACAAGAACGCGGCCAAGGAGATCGCCGCGCAGCACGGCAAGTCGGTGACCTTCATGGCGAAGCCCAACCAGCGCGAGGGCAGCTCCTGCCACATCCACCTCTCGCTGCGCGGCACCGACGGCGAGCTGGTGTTCTGGGACGAGGAGGCCGGAGGCCGCACGCCGCTCTACGACCAGTTCATCGCCGGCGTCCTCGCGACCGCCGCCGACTTCACGCTGCTGTTCGCCCCCAACGTCAACTCCTACAAGCGCTTCGCCGACGGGTCCTTCGCGCCGACGACGCTCGGGTGGGGCCTCGACAACCGCACGTGCGCGGTGCGCCTCGTGGGCCGCGGCGCCGGCGCGCGGATGGAGAACCGCATCCCCGGCGCCGACACCAACCCCTACCTCGCCCTCGCGGCGATGGTCGCGGGCGGGCTGCACGGCATCGAGAACGAGCTGGAGCTCGAGCCCGAGCTCACCGGCAACGCCTACGCCTCGGACAAGCCGCGCGTGCCGTCGACGATGGGCGCCGCGCGTGAGCTGTTCCACTCCTCCGAGGTGGTCCGGGCGGCCCTCGGTGACGACGTCGTCGACCACTACGCCAACATGGCCGACGTCGAGCTCGCCGCCTACAACGCCGCCGTCACCGACTGGGAGCTCGTCCGCGGCTTCGAGAGGTTGTGA
- a CDS encoding aldehyde dehydrogenase family protein yields the protein MTLQTHPLINPATGEEIDSSPALATLDDADAAIQRAHDAFPAWRDVAPGERARLLRAFAAVVDEHLEELARLEVLNAGHTIGNARWEAGNVRDCLNYYSAAPERLFGRQIPVAGGTDLTFHEPLGVVGIIVPWNFPMPIAAWGFAPALAAGNTVVLKPAELTPLTAIRIGELARLAGIPEGVLTVVPGRGSVVGQRFVTHPLVRKVCFTGSTAVGKQIMAGCADQVKRVTLELGGKSANIVFADTDVAAAAASAPYAVFDNAGQDCCARSRILVQRSAYDEFVGRLETAVRALRVIDPADEQSEMGPMVSAGQRDAVQAYVDGASVAFTGSAPDGPGWWLPPTVVESTDTSEPIWREEVFGPVVAVMAFDDEDEAVALANDSDYGLSGSIFTSDVGRALRVARRVEAGNLSVNSHSSVRYWTPFGGYKQSGLGRELGPDAPDAFTEEKNVFIAH from the coding sequence ATGACCCTGCAGACCCACCCCCTGATCAACCCGGCCACCGGCGAGGAGATCGACTCCTCCCCCGCCCTCGCCACCCTCGACGACGCCGACGCCGCGATCCAGCGCGCCCACGACGCGTTCCCCGCGTGGCGCGACGTCGCGCCCGGCGAGCGCGCCCGGCTGCTGCGCGCGTTCGCCGCCGTGGTCGACGAGCACCTCGAGGAGCTCGCGCGGCTCGAGGTGCTCAACGCCGGCCACACCATCGGCAACGCCCGCTGGGAGGCCGGCAACGTCCGCGACTGCCTGAACTACTACTCCGCGGCGCCCGAGCGCCTCTTCGGCCGGCAGATCCCGGTGGCCGGCGGGACCGACCTGACCTTCCACGAGCCGCTCGGCGTGGTCGGGATCATCGTGCCCTGGAACTTCCCGATGCCGATCGCCGCGTGGGGCTTCGCGCCGGCGCTGGCGGCCGGCAACACCGTCGTCCTCAAGCCGGCCGAGCTCACCCCGCTCACCGCGATCCGGATCGGCGAGCTCGCCCGGCTGGCCGGCATCCCCGAGGGGGTGCTCACGGTCGTGCCCGGCAGGGGCTCCGTGGTGGGCCAGCGCTTCGTCACGCACCCCCTGGTCCGCAAGGTCTGCTTCACCGGGTCCACCGCGGTCGGCAAGCAGATCATGGCCGGCTGCGCCGACCAGGTGAAGCGGGTGACCCTCGAGCTCGGCGGCAAGAGCGCGAACATCGTCTTCGCCGACACCGACGTCGCCGCCGCGGCCGCCAGCGCGCCGTACGCCGTCTTCGACAACGCCGGGCAGGACTGCTGCGCACGGTCGCGGATCCTCGTCCAGCGCTCGGCCTACGACGAGTTCGTCGGACGCCTCGAGACCGCCGTCCGGGCGCTGCGCGTGATCGACCCGGCCGACGAGCAGAGCGAGATGGGCCCGATGGTCTCGGCCGGGCAGCGCGACGCCGTGCAGGCCTACGTCGACGGCGCGTCCGTCGCGTTCACCGGGAGCGCCCCCGACGGTCCCGGCTGGTGGCTGCCTCCGACGGTCGTCGAGTCCACCGACACCTCCGAGCCGATCTGGCGCGAGGAGGTCTTCGGGCCCGTCGTCGCGGTCATGGCCTTCGACGACGAGGACGAGGCGGTGGCGCTGGCCAACGACAGCGACTACGGCCTGTCCGGCTCGATCTTCACCTCCGACGTGGGTCGCGCGCTGCGGGTCGCCCGCCGGGTCGAGGCCGGCAACCTGTCGGTCAACAGCCACTCCTCGGTCCGCTACTGGACTCCGTTCGGCGGCTACAAGCAGTCCGGCCTCGGCCGCGAGCTCGGACCCGACGCGCCCGACGCGTTCACCGAGGAGAAGAACGTCTTCATCGCCCACTGA
- a CDS encoding FadR/GntR family transcriptional regulator, with protein MSAQPHEHLTSAVLRPVRGHHAFEGCVEQLATAIRLGVYPVGSLLPPERELAERMAVSRATLREAIAALRQAGLVETRRGRGGGSTVTSGARARFTGGLARLAESTAAEWLDALEFRRVVEPGAAYLAATRVLTDAERERLTTAETAVHDATGKRAHRQADSRFHLTVAALSGSARVQEAVTSVQSVLDTALASIPSLDTNISHSHQQHRQICQAVLAGRADRARAVMEDHCDDTAALLRGLLA; from the coding sequence ATGTCCGCGCAGCCGCACGAGCACCTCACCTCAGCGGTGCTCCGCCCCGTGCGCGGCCACCACGCCTTCGAGGGCTGCGTCGAGCAGCTCGCCACCGCGATCCGGCTCGGCGTCTACCCGGTCGGCAGCCTGCTGCCGCCCGAGCGCGAGCTGGCCGAGCGGATGGCGGTGAGCCGCGCCACCCTGCGCGAGGCGATCGCGGCGCTGCGCCAGGCGGGGCTGGTCGAGACCAGGCGCGGTCGCGGCGGTGGCTCGACGGTCACGTCCGGTGCCCGTGCCCGCTTCACCGGCGGCCTGGCCCGGCTCGCGGAGTCCACGGCCGCGGAGTGGCTCGACGCCCTGGAGTTCCGCCGGGTCGTGGAGCCCGGCGCGGCCTACCTCGCCGCGACGCGCGTGCTGACCGACGCCGAGCGCGAGCGCCTCACCACCGCGGAGACGGCCGTCCACGACGCCACCGGCAAGCGCGCGCACCGCCAGGCCGACTCGCGGTTCCACCTGACGGTGGCGGCGCTCAGCGGGTCGGCGCGCGTGCAGGAGGCGGTCACCTCCGTGCAGTCGGTGCTCGACACCGCGCTGGCGTCGATCCCGTCGCTGGACACCAACATCAGCCACTCCCACCAGCAGCACCGACAGATCTGCCAGGCCGTGCTGGCCGGCCGCGCGGACCGCGCCCGCGCCGTCATGGAGGACCACTGCGACGACACCGCGGCGCTGCTGCGCGGCCTGCTGGCCTGA
- a CDS encoding gamma-glutamyl-gamma-aminobutyrate hydrolase family protein, with protein MDAPLVGLTTYRQHAEWGVWRTSADLLPTEYAASVEAAGGVPLLLPPVATPGAASRVVARLDALVVSGGADVDPSRYAAEPHPRTAGWQPERDAWELALLAAADEAGLPVLGICRGMQLMAVHAGGTLDQHTPDLVGHEDHSPGGDAYGTVAVATTAGSRLADLVGPQVEVSCHHHQSVATHPGYEAVAHAADGTLEAMEATGERWCVAVQWHPETRVEIGLMAGLVAAARQHAGRAAS; from the coding sequence GTGGACGCTCCCCTCGTCGGCCTGACGACCTACCGGCAGCACGCCGAGTGGGGCGTGTGGCGCACGTCCGCCGACCTGCTCCCGACGGAGTACGCCGCCTCGGTCGAGGCGGCGGGCGGCGTGCCGCTGCTGCTGCCACCCGTCGCGACGCCCGGCGCGGCGTCGCGGGTGGTGGCACGCCTCGACGCGCTGGTCGTCTCGGGCGGCGCCGACGTCGACCCGTCGCGCTACGCCGCCGAGCCGCACCCACGCACCGCCGGCTGGCAGCCCGAGCGGGACGCCTGGGAGCTGGCGCTGCTGGCGGCCGCCGACGAGGCCGGCCTGCCGGTGCTGGGGATCTGCCGCGGCATGCAGCTGATGGCGGTGCACGCCGGCGGCACCCTCGACCAGCACACGCCGGACCTCGTGGGGCACGAGGACCACTCGCCCGGCGGCGACGCGTACGGCACGGTCGCCGTGGCGACGACCGCCGGGTCGCGCCTCGCCGACCTCGTCGGCCCGCAGGTCGAGGTGAGCTGCCACCACCACCAGTCGGTCGCGACGCACCCCGGCTACGAGGCGGTGGCGCACGCCGCCGACGGGACGCTCGAGGCGATGGAGGCCACGGGCGAGCGCTGGTGCGTCGCGGTGCAGTGGCACCCCGAGACGCGCGTCGAGATCGGCCTGATGGCCGGCCTGGTGGCCGCCGCCCGGCAGCACGCCGGGCGGGCGGCCTCCTGA